A region of Nostoc sp. 'Peltigera membranacea cyanobiont' N6 DNA encodes the following proteins:
- a CDS encoding AAA family ATPase, protein MTKLILLIGLPGSGKSTFAKQLLAECPQMSLISTDAIRGQLFGSQALQGSWLLIWREVERQFQQAISTANTAIFDATNAQRRHRREVIALARELGFTQITAIWVDTPVWLCLARNKRRSRQVPEEIILRMHRQLRDAPPSLEEGLDGLIRLSEKSEYGNCDRAVSKNHT, encoded by the coding sequence ATGACTAAACTAATATTGCTGATTGGTCTTCCAGGTAGCGGTAAGTCAACTTTTGCAAAACAATTACTGGCAGAATGCCCCCAGATGTCGCTGATTTCTACAGATGCCATCAGGGGGCAATTATTCGGTTCCCAAGCCCTTCAGGGGTCGTGGCTGCTGATTTGGCGGGAAGTAGAACGTCAATTTCAGCAAGCTATTTCTACAGCAAATACAGCTATTTTCGATGCCACTAATGCCCAGCGCCGCCATCGCCGTGAAGTCATTGCTTTAGCCCGTGAATTGGGCTTTACCCAAATTACGGCAATTTGGGTGGATACACCAGTGTGGTTGTGTTTAGCACGTAATAAAAGGCGATCGCGCCAAGTTCCAGAAGAAATTATTTTGCGGATGCACCGTCAACTCCGGGATGCCCCCCCAAGCCTGGAAGAGGGACTAGACGGGCTGATCCGCTTATCAGAAAAATCGGAGTACGGAAATTGCGATCGCGCGGTGAGCAAGAACCACACTTGA
- a CDS encoding peroxiredoxin family protein: MLTSTDFSGLLNERFFRNFLPVPATNKLRLGVGTPDFQLPDITNGALVKLSDYKGTQPVLLAFTRIFTEKQYCPFCFPHIKALNENYEQFKNSGIEVLMITSTDERQSQIVVRDLSLKMPLLSDPSCRVFRNYQVGQALGAPLPAQFVLDKEGKLSYWHLFSFLDRNSSVETLLEQFN; the protein is encoded by the coding sequence ATGTTGACTTCAACTGATTTTAGTGGCTTATTAAATGAGCGGTTCTTCCGCAATTTTTTACCAGTTCCAGCTACAAATAAGCTTAGGTTGGGAGTAGGAACGCCTGATTTTCAATTACCAGATATTACCAACGGGGCTTTAGTAAAATTGTCTGATTATAAAGGCACGCAACCAGTTTTACTTGCCTTTACTCGCATCTTTACTGAAAAGCAATATTGCCCATTTTGTTTTCCTCATATCAAAGCCTTGAATGAGAACTACGAGCAATTTAAAAATAGTGGTATAGAAGTTTTAATGATTACTAGTACCGATGAACGGCAGAGTCAAATTGTTGTAAGAGATTTAAGCTTAAAAATGCCGTTATTAAGCGATCCTAGTTGTCGAGTATTTCGTAATTATCAAGTAGGGCAAGCACTGGGAGCGCCTTTACCAGCCCAGTTTGTATTAGATAAAGAAGGAAAACTCAGCTACTGGCATTTATTTTCTTTTCTGGATCGCAATTCTAGTGTTGAGACTTTATTAGAACAATTCAATTGA
- a CDS encoding glutathione S-transferase family protein, whose translation MALTLYHSPISPNSRRVWITLLEKGLEFELVDIKLDGEQFKPDFLAISPFHLIPALVDDGFNIVESLAILDYLEAKYPTPAMLPKDAKDLAIARMVQLLTVNELLPATTTFLPQILGLPGESPEKIEQAKQKILTVVKLFENLLDDRPYFGGENLTLAEIVAGTVVIWLPEVGISLSDYPKLNAWHDRLIVRPSWQATEATPEAMEAFKSVIIARNTRQIHT comes from the coding sequence ATGGCGCTGACTCTTTATCACTCACCGATTTCTCCTAACTCTCGCCGCGTCTGGATTACTCTGCTGGAAAAAGGACTTGAATTTGAATTAGTAGACATAAAACTGGATGGGGAGCAGTTTAAACCAGATTTTTTGGCAATTAGCCCCTTCCACCTCATTCCAGCTTTGGTGGATGACGGCTTTAATATAGTGGAATCTTTAGCAATTCTGGACTACTTAGAGGCAAAATATCCCACACCTGCGATGTTGCCTAAAGATGCCAAGGATTTAGCGATCGCGCGGATGGTACAACTGCTAACTGTGAATGAGCTTTTGCCAGCAACCACCACATTTCTACCTCAGATATTAGGCTTACCTGGGGAAAGTCCCGAAAAAATCGAGCAGGCAAAGCAAAAAATCTTAACCGTGGTGAAATTATTTGAGAATTTACTTGACGATCGCCCTTACTTTGGTGGTGAAAACCTAACTCTAGCTGAGATTGTGGCTGGAACTGTAGTAATATGGCTGCCGGAAGTAGGTATTTCCTTAAGTGATTATCCAAAACTGAATGCTTGGCACGATCGCTTAATTGTACGTCCATCGTGGCAAGCTACCGAAGCTACACCAGAGGCAATGGAAGCGTTTAAGTCCGTTATAATAGCGAGAAATACGCGGCAAATTCATACCTAA
- a CDS encoding DnaJ C-terminal domain-containing protein — protein sequence MAATDFKDYYAILGVSKTATQDEIKQAFRKLARKYHPDVNPNNKQAEARFKEVSEAYEVVSDVDKRKKYDQFGQYWKQAGEGFPSGGGVGADMGGFDFSQYGNFDEFINELLGRFGGAAPRGGGGRQSYSSYRTTTGAPSGFGGFNDYGFQDPGAGTSQDSEAIITLSFAEAFNGVQKRFSLGNETIDVRIPSGAKPGTRLRVRGKGQINPMTQQRGDLYLKVELQPHSFFQMEGDNLVCEVAITPDEATLGASIDVPTPDGSVNVKLPAGVRSGQSLRLRGKGWPLAKGGRGDQLVKVAIAPPKDLSQQEREYYEKIRAIRTYNPRSHLQQVKL from the coding sequence ATGGCTGCAACCGACTTCAAAGACTATTACGCAATTTTGGGAGTTAGTAAGACTGCCACTCAGGACGAGATTAAACAAGCCTTTCGTAAACTAGCCCGCAAATATCACCCTGATGTCAACCCAAATAACAAACAAGCAGAGGCACGCTTTAAAGAAGTTAGCGAAGCCTACGAAGTTGTGTCAGATGTAGATAAACGCAAAAAATACGACCAATTCGGTCAATATTGGAAGCAAGCTGGTGAAGGTTTCCCATCCGGCGGCGGTGTTGGTGCCGATATGGGTGGCTTTGACTTTAGTCAATACGGCAATTTTGATGAGTTCATTAATGAGTTGCTAGGGCGCTTTGGCGGTGCTGCCCCTCGCGGTGGCGGTGGGCGACAAAGTTACTCTTCTTACCGCACTACTACAGGAGCGCCAAGTGGTTTTGGCGGCTTTAACGATTATGGATTTCAAGATCCAGGTGCGGGTACTTCCCAAGATAGTGAAGCTATAATCACCCTAAGTTTTGCTGAAGCATTTAACGGCGTACAAAAGCGCTTCAGTTTGGGTAACGAAACAATTGATGTTCGTATCCCATCTGGGGCTAAACCTGGTACTCGTCTGCGCGTGCGGGGCAAAGGTCAAATCAACCCAATGACTCAACAACGAGGGGATTTATACTTAAAAGTCGAACTTCAGCCGCACTCGTTCTTCCAAATGGAAGGTGATAACTTGGTGTGCGAAGTGGCAATTACACCAGATGAAGCGACTCTGGGAGCGTCTATTGATGTACCCACTCCCGATGGTTCAGTTAATGTCAAACTACCAGCCGGAGTGCGTTCTGGTCAATCCCTGCGTTTGCGTGGTAAAGGTTGGCCTCTCGCTAAGGGTGGACGTGGCGATCAGTTGGTGAAGGTGGCGATCGCACCACCAAAAGACCTCAGCCAACAAGAGCGGGAATATTATGAAAAAATCCGGGCTATCCGTACTTATAATCCCCGCAGTCATTTGCAGCAAGTTAAGCTGTGA
- a CDS encoding type I restriction endonuclease: MVQFIQAQNVGLAYLEERFGLQLAEEEAFFIEWFDNLPEITDLEKQDLDRVKLHFLRLVKRPPLSEETVKLVVLSPLLNLAGFYDEPFYIRGEQSIEISAENEEEVIRGKIDILVIQEKLWLLVIESKRSSFSLLEAIPQALAYMLADPSQDKPTFGLVTNGSDFIFLKLAKQNQPRYAMSDQFTLLKRKNELYQVLSGLKNLSQILS, translated from the coding sequence ATGGTTCAATTTATCCAAGCACAAAATGTCGGGCTTGCTTATCTGGAAGAAAGATTTGGTCTACAGTTAGCCGAAGAGGAGGCGTTCTTTATCGAATGGTTTGATAATTTACCGGAAATTACAGATTTAGAAAAGCAAGATTTAGACAGAGTAAAACTTCATTTTCTCCGTTTAGTCAAGCGTCCTCCTTTGTCAGAAGAAACTGTCAAATTAGTAGTTTTATCTCCTTTACTAAATTTAGCTGGATTTTATGATGAGCCTTTTTATATAAGAGGTGAGCAATCAATAGAAATTTCTGCGGAGAATGAAGAAGAAGTTATTAGGGGTAAAATTGATATTTTAGTTATTCAAGAAAAATTATGGTTGTTAGTAATTGAATCTAAAAGGTCTAGTTTTTCTCTTTTAGAAGCCATACCCCAAGCACTGGCTTATATGTTAGCCGATCCTAGTCAAGACAAACCTACTTTTGGATTAGTAACAAATGGCAGTGATTTTATTTTCCTCAAGCTTGCCAAACAAAATCAGCCAAGGTATGCTATGTCTGACCAATTTACACTTTTAAAACGAAAAAATGAATTGTATCAAGTTCTAAGTGGATTAAAAAATTTGAGTCAAATTTTGAGTTAA
- a CDS encoding peroxiredoxin, with amino-acid sequence MSLTYGTEGSIRVGQQAPDFTATAVVDQEFKTIKLSDYRGKYVVLFFYPLDFTFVCPTEITAFSDRYEEFKKINTEVLGASVDSEFSHLAWIQTDRKSGGVGDLNYPLVSDIKKEISAAYNVLDPAAGIALRGLFIIDKDGIIQHATINNLAFGRSVDETLRTLQAIQYVQSHPDEVCPAGWQPGDKTMNPDPVKSKVYFSAV; translated from the coding sequence ATGTCCCTTACTTACGGAACCGAAGGAAGCATCCGCGTTGGCCAACAAGCTCCCGATTTCACAGCAACGGCTGTGGTAGATCAGGAATTTAAGACAATCAAACTTTCCGATTATCGCGGTAAGTATGTCGTCCTGTTTTTCTACCCACTAGACTTTACCTTTGTTTGTCCTACTGAAATCACAGCATTTAGCGATCGCTACGAAGAATTCAAGAAAATCAATACCGAAGTCCTTGGGGCTTCCGTTGACAGTGAATTCTCCCACCTCGCTTGGATTCAAACAGATCGTAAGTCTGGTGGTGTCGGCGACTTGAATTATCCTCTAGTCTCAGACATTAAGAAAGAGATTAGCGCCGCTTACAACGTTCTCGATCCAGCAGCCGGTATTGCCTTGCGTGGTCTGTTCATCATCGATAAAGATGGTATCATACAGCACGCTACCATCAACAACCTAGCTTTTGGTCGCAGCGTTGATGAAACCCTGCGGACATTACAAGCAATTCAGTATGTTCAGTCTCACCCCGATGAAGTTTGCCCAGCTGGTTGGCAACCTGGTGACAAGACAATGAATCCCGATCCAGTGAAGTCTAAAGTATACTTCTCTGCTGTCTAA
- a CDS encoding amylo-alpha-1,6-glucosidase, translated as MPDLDTREWLLTNGLGSFASGTVSDVRTRTYHGWLFTATNPPSGRNLLLSHLDASLEVSGSVVALGTNVWGNDRIELTGYQLLRGFDINPVPKWTWGQNNWQLTRQLVMPYGLVGIGDWGLGTRDWGLGAKNEELEIGKNASQYPIPIAPNPQGGGQVPQSQFCHRILIQYRYDGSDTAILRLRLLIAERDFHHQQTASSGLQFSELLGQQQVCLQAKKSGNFGIPWHLRWTQGKYQPDAVWYWNYGLSEETKRGLGDKEDLYSPGYLIVTLQPGDVVTLEARVGFPDSTAGVLTSETFAEAVEVEQERLSKIFGWSERGTRQELFNSQSPLWQKLLKASDRFIVYRGSIAGPTIIAGYHWFNERGRDILIALPGLVLAPQRFDLAKAVLRTFGHSCRHGLMPNTFPDDDGEPLYNSIDAALWWIETLGLYLEATQDWEFLAEQFPIVQQIHKAFIGGTHYNIQVDAIDGLISWDARGVALTWMDVVIGANPVTPRHGKPVEINALWYSALCWLSQWAERLSHLSQLKFGDPARLNKQAKRYALQAEKVKTSLQKFWNPQLGYLYDTIEPDDRRNFQIRPNAVLALSLHHCGFSEQQGCQVLDLVTASLLTPYGLRSLDPGDPEYKGRYEGNQEQRDRAYHQGTVWTWLIGPYIRAWQRFYPQQSLPFDWQPLLDHFLFNACLGSISEIFDGDSPHTPRGAIAQAWSVAEVIRHVQK; from the coding sequence ATGCCTGATTTAGATACAAGAGAATGGTTGCTTACCAATGGCTTAGGAAGTTTTGCCAGTGGTACAGTTTCTGATGTCCGCACGCGCACCTATCACGGTTGGCTGTTTACCGCTACAAACCCGCCTTCTGGGAGGAATCTGCTGCTTTCGCACTTAGACGCTAGCTTAGAAGTATCCGGGAGCGTTGTGGCTTTAGGGACAAATGTTTGGGGCAACGATCGGATTGAACTGACAGGCTACCAACTGTTGCGGGGTTTTGATATTAACCCAGTTCCAAAATGGACTTGGGGTCAAAATAACTGGCAGTTAACCAGACAATTGGTGATGCCTTATGGGTTGGTAGGGATTGGGGATTGGGGACTGGGGACTAGGGACTGGGGATTAGGAGCGAAGAACGAGGAACTAGAAATAGGAAAGAATGCTTCTCAATACCCAATCCCCATCGCCCCTAATCCCCAGGGGGGGGGCCAAGTTCCCCAATCCCAATTTTGCCATCGAATTTTGATCCAATATCGCTATGACGGAAGTGATACAGCAATTTTACGGCTGCGACTGCTGATAGCAGAACGTGATTTTCACCACCAGCAAACTGCTAGTTCAGGATTACAGTTTTCAGAATTGCTTGGGCAACAGCAAGTCTGTCTGCAAGCAAAAAAATCTGGGAATTTCGGTATACCTTGGCACTTGCGCTGGACACAAGGAAAATATCAACCAGATGCAGTTTGGTATTGGAATTATGGATTGTCTGAAGAGACAAAACGGGGATTAGGTGACAAGGAAGACCTTTACAGTCCTGGTTACTTAATAGTCACACTGCAACCAGGAGATGTGGTCACTTTAGAAGCACGAGTAGGTTTTCCCGACTCAACGGCAGGTGTTCTCACCTCTGAAACCTTTGCAGAAGCCGTGGAAGTAGAGCAAGAGCGGCTCTCCAAGATTTTTGGATGGAGTGAACGAGGGACTAGGCAAGAGTTATTCAACTCCCAATCCCCACTCTGGCAAAAACTACTCAAAGCAAGCGATCGCTTTATCGTCTATCGAGGTTCAATAGCAGGCCCCACAATCATTGCTGGTTATCACTGGTTTAATGAGCGAGGACGCGACATATTAATTGCCTTACCTGGGTTGGTACTAGCTCCACAGCGCTTTGACCTGGCAAAAGCAGTATTACGGACTTTTGGGCATTCCTGTCGCCACGGTTTAATGCCTAATACATTTCCTGATGATGATGGTGAACCACTTTATAACAGCATTGATGCGGCGCTGTGGTGGATTGAAACTTTAGGGCTTTATTTAGAAGCTACCCAAGACTGGGAGTTTTTGGCGGAGCAATTTCCCATAGTTCAACAAATCCACAAAGCCTTTATTGGTGGTACACACTACAATATCCAGGTTGATGCTATTGATGGATTAATTAGTTGGGATGCTCGTGGTGTAGCCCTCACCTGGATGGATGTGGTAATTGGGGCAAACCCCGTCACTCCCCGTCACGGTAAGCCAGTGGAAATCAATGCACTGTGGTATTCAGCGTTATGTTGGCTGAGTCAATGGGCAGAACGCTTGAGCCACTTGAGCCAGCTTAAGTTTGGCGATCCAGCGCGTCTCAACAAGCAAGCAAAGCGCTATGCTTTACAAGCAGAAAAGGTTAAAACCTCGCTGCAAAAGTTCTGGAATCCTCAGCTAGGTTATTTGTACGATACTATTGAGCCAGACGATCGCCGGAATTTTCAAATTCGTCCTAATGCGGTTTTGGCGCTGTCGCTGCACCATTGTGGATTTTCTGAACAACAAGGGTGTCAAGTACTAGATTTGGTAACTGCCAGCTTGCTGACTCCTTATGGTCTTCGCAGTCTCGATCCAGGAGATCCCGAATACAAAGGGAGATATGAGGGGAATCAAGAGCAACGCGATCGCGCCTATCATCAAGGCACTGTTTGGACTTGGCTAATTGGGCCATATATTCGGGCTTGGCAACGTTTTTATCCACAACAATCGTTGCCTTTTGATTGGCAACCCTTGCTAGACCACTTCCTATTTAACGCTTGTCTGGGTTCTATTTCGGAGATTTTTGATGGTGACTCACCTCACACACCCAGAGGTGCGATCGCTCAAGCTTGGTCAGTTGCTGAGGTCATCCGTCACGTACAAAAATAA
- a CDS encoding glucose-1-phosphate adenylyltransferase — protein MKKVLSIILGGGAGTRLYPLTKLRAKPAVPVAGKYRLIDIPVSNCINSEIFKIYVLTQFNSASLNRHIARTYNFTGFNEGFVEVLAAQQTPENPNWFQGTADAVRQYLWLMEEWNAEEYLILSGDHLYRMDYRQFIQRHRETGADITLSVIPIDERRASDFGLMKIDDSGRVIDFSEKPKGEALIQMRVDTSILGLSKEQAQQQPYIASMGIYVFKKEVLFKLLREGTERTDFGKEIIPDASKDYNVQAYLFDDYWEDIGTIEAFYHANLALTQQPQPPFSFYDEKAPIYTRARYLPPSKLLDCHITESIIGEGCILKNCRIQHSVLGVRSRIESGCVIEESLLMGADFYQASVERQSNVKQGDIPVGIGTDSIIRGAIVDKNASIGHDVKIINKDNVQEADRESQGFYIRSGIVVVMKNAVIPDGTII, from the coding sequence GTGAAAAAAGTATTATCAATCATCCTTGGTGGTGGCGCGGGTACTCGGCTTTACCCCTTAACCAAACTCCGCGCGAAACCAGCAGTACCAGTAGCGGGGAAGTACCGCCTAATCGATATCCCTGTTAGTAACTGCATAAATTCCGAAATTTTCAAAATCTACGTCCTGACACAATTCAACTCAGCTTCCCTGAATCGTCACATCGCCCGTACCTACAACTTTACCGGTTTCAATGAAGGTTTTGTGGAAGTGCTAGCAGCACAACAAACACCAGAAAACCCTAACTGGTTCCAAGGTACAGCCGATGCTGTGCGTCAGTATCTGTGGTTAATGGAAGAATGGAATGCAGAGGAATATCTGATCCTCTCAGGCGATCACCTCTACCGCATGGATTATCGCCAGTTTATCCAGCGCCATAGGGAAACGGGGGCTGATATTACTCTCTCAGTCATTCCCATCGATGAGCGCCGCGCCTCAGATTTTGGCTTGATGAAAATTGACGATTCTGGTAGAGTCATCGATTTTAGCGAAAAACCTAAAGGTGAAGCGTTAATCCAAATGCGCGTTGATACAAGCATACTAGGATTATCAAAAGAACAAGCCCAGCAACAGCCTTACATCGCCTCAATGGGGATTTATGTCTTTAAAAAAGAGGTTTTGTTCAAGTTGTTGAGAGAAGGGACAGAAAGGACTGATTTCGGCAAAGAAATTATTCCTGATGCCTCTAAAGATTACAACGTTCAAGCTTACCTTTTTGATGACTACTGGGAAGATATTGGGACAATCGAGGCATTTTATCATGCCAATTTAGCCCTGACTCAGCAACCCCAACCACCATTTAGTTTCTACGATGAAAAAGCGCCAATTTACACCCGCGCTCGTTACTTACCTCCAAGTAAACTTTTAGATTGCCACATCACAGAATCAATTATCGGCGAAGGTTGTATTTTGAAAAATTGCCGCATTCAACATTCAGTGTTGGGAGTGCGATCGCGAATTGAATCTGGTTGCGTCATCGAAGAATCTTTGCTCATGGGTGCAGATTTTTACCAAGCTTCTGTAGAACGCCAAAGTAATGTAAAACAAGGTGACATTCCTGTAGGTATTGGTACTGACTCAATTATTCGCGGTGCCATTGTTGATAAAAACGCCAGTATCGGTCACGATGTCAAAATCATCAATAAAGATAACGTGCAAGAAGCTGACCGCGAAAGTCAAGGTTTCTATATCCGTAGTGGTATCGTTGTCGTGATGAAAAATGCTGTAATTCCTGATGGAACAATCATTTAG
- the bcp gene encoding thioredoxin-dependent thiol peroxidase, with protein MSNIPQVGQPAPDFSTPDQNGNSLTLDDLSSQWVVLYFYPKDDTPGCTTEATDFTELYQDFSTLGAKILGVSPDSGKSHCKFISKHNLSITLLSDPEHILTEAYGAWRLKKFMGKEYMGVARSTFLISPDKMIAYAWPNVKAKGHAQAVLTKLQELAAT; from the coding sequence ATGAGCAACATTCCCCAAGTCGGACAACCAGCGCCAGATTTCTCCACTCCTGACCAAAATGGCAATTCACTCACTCTCGACGACCTCAGCAGCCAGTGGGTTGTCCTCTACTTCTACCCCAAAGATGACACTCCAGGCTGTACCACCGAAGCGACAGATTTCACCGAGTTGTATCAAGACTTCAGCACACTAGGAGCAAAAATCTTAGGCGTAAGTCCAGATTCGGGTAAATCCCATTGTAAATTTATCAGCAAACATAACTTGTCAATCACCCTGTTGAGTGACCCAGAACATATTTTGACAGAAGCCTACGGCGCTTGGCGCTTAAAAAAATTTATGGGCAAAGAATATATGGGTGTTGCTCGGTCAACTTTTCTCATCTCACCTGATAAAATGATTGCCTATGCTTGGCCGAACGTAAAAGCCAAAGGTCATGCACAAGCAGTTTTAACTAAATTGCAGGAATTAGCAGCCACATAA